A stretch of the Gossypium hirsutum isolate 1008001.06 chromosome D07, Gossypium_hirsutum_v2.1, whole genome shotgun sequence genome encodes the following:
- the LOC121219290 gene encoding magnesium protoporphyrin IX methyltransferase, chloroplastic has translation MSYSVSLSSPIHFHTNSRFFSTFPPKLPNKLKTTVTTTTVAAIPPLSTATSVTDLSVLDSTTVALIGGGSVAALAAVLSFTDPERRRRLQAEEVGGGDKEVVRNYFNNSGFQRWKKIYGETDDVNKVQLDIRLGHSKTVENVMKMLTDDGSLNGVTVCDAGCGTGCLSIPLAKEGAVVAASDISTAMVAEAEKQAKEQLTAGNGDIAPVMPKFEVKDLESLDGKYDTVVCLDVLIHYPQNKADGMIAHLASLAENRLILSFAPKTFYYDLLKRIGELFPGPSKATRAYLHAEADVERALNKVGWKIRKRGLITTQFYFARLVEAVPA, from the exons ATGTCGTACTCAGTCTCTCTGTCTTCTCCCATTCATTTCCACACTAACTCTAGATTCTTCTCTACATTCCCTCCAAAACTTCCTAACAAACTGAAAACAACCGTAACAACCACCACAGTCGCGGCCATTCCACCCTTATCCACCGCTACATCGGTTACCGACCTCTCCGTTTTAGATAGCACCACTGTTGCTCTCATAGGTGGAGGTTCAGTCGCTGCCTTAGCAGCGGTTCTCTCCTTCACTGACCCGGAACGCCGACGTCGTCTTCAGGCGGAAGAAGTCGGTGGGGGCGATAAGGAAGTCGTTAGGAATTACTTCAATAATTCCGGTTTCCAAAGGTGGAAGAAGATTTATGGAGAGACCGATGATGTGAATAAAGTCCAGCTTGATATTAGGTTAGGGCATTCCAAAACcgttgaaaatgtgatgaaaatgttGACCGATGATGGCTCACTGAATGGCGTCACTGTTTGCGATGCTGGTTGTGGCACCGGTTGTCTCTCCATTCCTTTAGCTAAAGAAGGTGCCGTTGTTGCCGCCAGCGATATTTCCACCGCCATGGTGGCCGAGGCTGAGAAGCAG GCGAAAGAGCAGTTAACAGCTGGGAATGGTGATATTGCACCAGTTATGCCAAAATTCGAAGTGAAGGATTTGGAGAGTTTAGATGGGAAATATGATACTGTGGTGTGTTTAGATGTTTTAATACATTATCCGCAGAATAAAGCTGACGGAATGATCGCACACCTTGCTTCACTAGCCGAAAACCGATTAATTTTGAGCTTTGCACCAAAGACATTTTATTATGATCTGTTGAAGAGGATCGGTGAATTGTTTCCAGGGCCGTCTAAAGCAACGAGGGCATATCTTCATGCCGAGGCAGATGTAGAAAGGGCACTAAATAAGGTTGGATGGAAAATAAGAAAGAGAGGGCTAATCACTACACAGTTCTACTTTGCAAGACTTGTCGAGGCTGTCCCTGCATAG